GCCTGGGAATTGCGCCGGAACTgctgcagcttctgcttatgatcctcctcctgcttggcCAGGGCTGCTGCGAGAGCCGACGCCTTGGGCGACATGGTCGGCGACATTGCCGAGCCAAACTGCGACGGCAGCGACTGGGCCACCGAGCCGTAGACGGAGCCGCTCACGGACTCGGACACAGACTGGGGGATGTCCTGGGAGCCGGATGGGGGCTGGTTGGGCTGGGGAACTGCCACGGGGGTGGACTCTGCGTTGGCAGAGCCAAAGTTGTTGCAATCCTGCTTGATGGGGGGCCGGCTCTGCTGTTTGGGAGCGGCGTCTTCCTTGGATCCAAAGAGGTTAGATAGGAATGGCATTGTGGTCAAGTGTGAGTGGGGGGAGTGTTGATGCGACTGTGTTTATCTGTTTGCCTAGCTGTGTGCGGGTTGGTACGATGATGACTGACTGATGTGTTTCTGAGTCAAGTGGTTAGTTCTTGTGTCGTTTCCACTGGCTCGTGGTGTTTGTTAGTTTCCAGTGGTTCGAGACAGGCCAAGAACAGAAAACAGAAAACAGAAGACTGAGAGCtaagaagaaaaaaacagaaataGAGAAAAAATCCACTGCCACCTGTTTGTGTCGATAGTCTTGTTGTGCTCGCTGTGCGGATTCTCGAGGTGCAAACGTGTCGGTTGGAAGGGTGGGTTGGGGTGGCTGAAGTTGTGTCttgtgtggagaaggataAGTTATATATCTGGGGTTAAGGCAGACTTGCTATTAGGTTTTGTGAGTCAGACGTTGTGGGGTGAGGAAAATCGGACGGTTTGAAAGGGGTGCGAAAAGCAACGAGCGGGGCGAAAAAGCGGCATTTATCGGCCACTCTGCGTCTTGTTTGCCAATTAATGTGGTTTTTAACCCATGGCTCCATACAAAAATGCGCCATAATACGCGGTTTTGTAGAGgcccttttttttatgGGCGACTTTTTTCTCCCAAAAAATCCGTCTTGCCTTTTTGACTCAACTACGTCATAGCCCCCATACACCACAC
The Yarrowia lipolytica chromosome 1A, complete sequence genome window above contains:
- a CDS encoding uncharacterized protein (Compare to YALI0A00660g, weakly similar to uniprot|Q12218 Saccharomyces cerevisiae YOR009w) — protein: MPFLSNLFGSKEDAAPKQQSRPPIKQDCNNFGSANAESTPVAVPQPNQPPSGSQDIPQSVSESVSGSVYGSVAQSLPSQFGSAMSPTMSPKASALAAALAKQEEDHKQKLQQFRRNSQAASGGTPAPVSSSLPSGPGHSPNFSKVGSPGSPITADEAMNLSRAGGFQGRMRAGSNAAGGSGIAAQLASASPQDMGPSPDGGSVKRKNSNKYQGFGLVAAYSNSGMN